Proteins encoded in a region of the Balaenoptera ricei isolate mBalRic1 chromosome 19, mBalRic1.hap2, whole genome shotgun sequence genome:
- the ZBTB32 gene encoding zinc finger and BTB domain-containing protein 32 isoform X2 has product MPMSPTRLPSPYGSDRLVRLAARLRPALCDTLITVGSQEFPAHSLVLAGVSQQLGRRGHWALVKGISPSTFAQLLHFVYGESLELQPGELGRLEEAARALGVQSLEEACMRARRDTAREEVGPGLKERDTAREEVGPGLKEQQEEPEKPTRDSMRGVGGFGEKQRPQKFVRAGGKEQETLHRHRPPRESPEMAEATLEDQGEQMRPEEKLNQSPVGRRGANGKQEVIMWVRESPGGSEESLREFPGPLPPPGSLQTGITPRPWWAEAPWLGEGQPALWSILLLPPRYGTPFSHSTPMTAARQEVWPQDQRKELAGIPGVAKAVTLPHPTPRSPLSLNLHKGLWNQNQLASCSPTPGSLPQGPTQLSPGEMEESDQRHTGELATCVGHVGTASHASQQHPPPPPPARSRPYSCSVCGKRFSLKHQMETHYRVHTGEKPFSCSLCPQRSRDFSAMTKHLRTHGAAPYRCPLCQAGCPSLASMQTHMRGHSPSQLPPGWTIRSTFLYSSSSSSSRPSRASTSPCRPPSSTT; this is encoded by the exons ATGCCCATGTCCCCAACAAGACTGCCTAGTCCCTATGGCTCTGATCGGCTGGTACGGCTAGCAGCCAGGCTCCGGCCAGCACTGTGTGATACCCTGATCACAGTGGGGAGCCAGGAGTTCCCTGCCCACAGCCTGGTGCTGGCAGGTGTGAGCCAGCAACTGGGTCGCAGGGGTCACTGGGCTCTGGTGAAAGGCATCAGCCCTTCCACCTTTGCCCAACTTCTGCACTTTGTTTATGGGGAGAGCCTAGAGCTGCAACCTGGGGAACTGGGGCGCCTTGAGGAGGCAGCCAGAGCATTAGGGGTGCAGTCCCTGGAAGAGGCATGCATGAGGGCTCGAAGAGATACAGCCAGAGAAGAGGTGGGTCCAGGGCTGAAGGAAAGAGATACAGCCAGAGAAGAGGTGGGTCCAGGGCTGAAGGAACAACAGGAGGAGCCAGAGAAACCCACAAGGGATTCTATGAGAGGAGTGGGGGGCTTTGGAGAGAAGCAGAGACCACAGAAGTTTGTTAGAGCTGGTGGGAAAGAACAGGAGAcgttgcacaggcacaggccaccaAGAGAGAGCCCTGAGATGGCAGAGGCAACTCTGGAGGATCAAGGGGAGCAGATGAGACCAGAGGAGAAACTCAACCAATCCCCTGTTGGCCGCAGAGGAGCAAATGGGAAGCAAGAAGTGATCATGTGGGTGAGGGAGAGTCCAGGGGGCTCTGAGGAAAGTCTGCGGGAGTTCCCTggcccccttcccccaccaggTTCCCTCCAAACCGGCATCACCCCTAGGCCCTGGTGGGCTGAGGCCCCTTGGTTGGGGGAGGGCCAGCCTGCCCTGTGGAGCATCCTGCTGTTGCCGCCCAGATATGGCACTCCCTTCTCCCATAGCACCCCCATGACTGCAGCCCGGCAGGAGGTCTGGCCTCAGGACCAGAG AAAGGAATTGGCCGGGATCCCAGGTGTAGCCAAAGCTGTAACTCTTCCCCATCCCACTCCCAGGAGCCCACTCTCCCTGAACCTCCACAAAGGCCTCTGGAACCAGAACCAGTTGGCCTCCTGCAGCCCCACCCCAG GttccctcccccagggccccacACAGCTCAGCCCTGGGGAGATGGAAGAGTCTGATCAGAGGCACACAG GTGAACTTGCAACCTGTGTGGGTCATGTGGGCACAGCAAGCCACGCATCTCAAcaacaccctcccccaccccctcctgctcGGTCTCGGCCCTATTCTTGTTCTGTCTGTGGAAAGAGGTTTTCACTCAAACATCAGATGGAGACGCACTACCGTGTCCACACAG GAGAGAAGCCCTTCTCCTGTAGCCTCTGTCCCCAGCGCTCCCGGGACTTCTCAGCCATGACCAAGCACCTGCGGACGCACGGGGCCGCACCCTACCGCTGCCCTCTGTGCCAGGCCGGCTGCCCCAGCCTGGCCTCCATGCAGACGCACATGCGCGGCCACTCGCCCAGCCAGCTCCCGCCGGGATGGACCATTCGCTCCACCTTCCtctactcctcctcctcctcctcctcgagGCCATCTCGGGCCTCGACCTCTCCCTGTAGGCCCCCTTCCTCAACCACCTGA
- the ZBTB32 gene encoding zinc finger and BTB domain-containing protein 32 isoform X1: protein MPMSPTRLPSPYGSDRLVRLAARLRPALCDTLITVGSQEFPAHSLVLAGVSQQLGRRGHWALVKGISPSTFAQLLHFVYGESLELQPGELGRLEEAARALGVQSLEEACMRARRDTAREEVGPGLKERDTAREEVGPGLKEQQEEPEKPTRDSMRGVGGFGEKQRPQKFVRAGGKEQETLHRHRPPRESPEMAEATLEDQGEQMRPEEKLNQSPVGRRGANGKQEVIMWVRESPGGSEESLREFPGPLPPPGSLQTGITPRPWWAEAPWLGEGQPALWSILLLPPRYGTPFSHSTPMTAARQEVWPQDQRSPLSLNLHKGLWNQNQLASCSPTPGSLPQGPTQLSPGEMEESDQRHTGELATCVGHVGTASHASQQHPPPPPPARSRPYSCSVCGKRFSLKHQMETHYRVHTGEKPFSCSLCPQRSRDFSAMTKHLRTHGAAPYRCPLCQAGCPSLASMQTHMRGHSPSQLPPGWTIRSTFLYSSSSSSSRPSRASTSPCRPPSSTT from the exons ATGCCCATGTCCCCAACAAGACTGCCTAGTCCCTATGGCTCTGATCGGCTGGTACGGCTAGCAGCCAGGCTCCGGCCAGCACTGTGTGATACCCTGATCACAGTGGGGAGCCAGGAGTTCCCTGCCCACAGCCTGGTGCTGGCAGGTGTGAGCCAGCAACTGGGTCGCAGGGGTCACTGGGCTCTGGTGAAAGGCATCAGCCCTTCCACCTTTGCCCAACTTCTGCACTTTGTTTATGGGGAGAGCCTAGAGCTGCAACCTGGGGAACTGGGGCGCCTTGAGGAGGCAGCCAGAGCATTAGGGGTGCAGTCCCTGGAAGAGGCATGCATGAGGGCTCGAAGAGATACAGCCAGAGAAGAGGTGGGTCCAGGGCTGAAGGAAAGAGATACAGCCAGAGAAGAGGTGGGTCCAGGGCTGAAGGAACAACAGGAGGAGCCAGAGAAACCCACAAGGGATTCTATGAGAGGAGTGGGGGGCTTTGGAGAGAAGCAGAGACCACAGAAGTTTGTTAGAGCTGGTGGGAAAGAACAGGAGAcgttgcacaggcacaggccaccaAGAGAGAGCCCTGAGATGGCAGAGGCAACTCTGGAGGATCAAGGGGAGCAGATGAGACCAGAGGAGAAACTCAACCAATCCCCTGTTGGCCGCAGAGGAGCAAATGGGAAGCAAGAAGTGATCATGTGGGTGAGGGAGAGTCCAGGGGGCTCTGAGGAAAGTCTGCGGGAGTTCCCTggcccccttcccccaccaggTTCCCTCCAAACCGGCATCACCCCTAGGCCCTGGTGGGCTGAGGCCCCTTGGTTGGGGGAGGGCCAGCCTGCCCTGTGGAGCATCCTGCTGTTGCCGCCCAGATATGGCACTCCCTTCTCCCATAGCACCCCCATGACTGCAGCCCGGCAGGAGGTCTGGCCTCAGGACCAGAG GAGCCCACTCTCCCTGAACCTCCACAAAGGCCTCTGGAACCAGAACCAGTTGGCCTCCTGCAGCCCCACCCCAG GttccctcccccagggccccacACAGCTCAGCCCTGGGGAGATGGAAGAGTCTGATCAGAGGCACACAG GTGAACTTGCAACCTGTGTGGGTCATGTGGGCACAGCAAGCCACGCATCTCAAcaacaccctcccccaccccctcctgctcGGTCTCGGCCCTATTCTTGTTCTGTCTGTGGAAAGAGGTTTTCACTCAAACATCAGATGGAGACGCACTACCGTGTCCACACAG GAGAGAAGCCCTTCTCCTGTAGCCTCTGTCCCCAGCGCTCCCGGGACTTCTCAGCCATGACCAAGCACCTGCGGACGCACGGGGCCGCACCCTACCGCTGCCCTCTGTGCCAGGCCGGCTGCCCCAGCCTGGCCTCCATGCAGACGCACATGCGCGGCCACTCGCCCAGCCAGCTCCCGCCGGGATGGACCATTCGCTCCACCTTCCtctactcctcctcctcctcctcctcgagGCCATCTCGGGCCTCGACCTCTCCCTGTAGGCCCCCTTCCTCAACCACCTGA